A genome region from Eurosta solidaginis isolate ZX-2024a chromosome 2, ASM4086904v1, whole genome shotgun sequence includes the following:
- the LOC137241592 gene encoding uncharacterized protein, with product MPRLSEKLKLKRLYKDILVSDLLMLEISDENDENKKRKEDEIWEDFMFAMVAFTEIRYGCDFVHHSITKSHHFLQDVWPDLDERRFRTIARVSRSTFQVLYDLIKYDEIFNGPRSCKQFSLETPLLVVLYRLCSSGEDATISKIASLFGVSDGGAIQNMTNRIFQAIFRVRQQFVYWPDSAERQNLVAETFDELPHCIGYVDGTEIKLVEKPLDDPEAYFSRKHVYSLKAQAVCDYKLRIRHLVLGFPGSVHDARIYNCNLVTEASSLFTGAQWLAGDSAYKLTSTVITPSRSTSTEMTSHQRNGFNRQFSQYRIRIEHCYGILKERFNSLKELRVAIRNDESVKFACRWILVCAILHNIVIQKTTSLLTITFLVFLSTKRYALDCSE from the exons atgccaagattaagtgaaaaattaaaactaaaacgtctttacaaagatattcttgtaagtgacttgctgatgttggagatttctgatgaaaatgacg agaataaaaaaaggaaagaggACGAAATTTGGGAGGATTTCATGTTTGCTATGGTTGCGTTCACTGAGATAAGGTATGGGTGTGACTTTGTTCACCATTCCATCACTAAATCTCACCATTTTTTGCAAGACGTATGGCCTGACTTAGATGAAAGAAGGTTTCGAACAATTGCTCGAGTTAGCCGCTCAACGTTCCAAGTGTTGTATGACTTGATCAAGTACGACGAAATATTCAACGGTCCGCGCTCTTGCAAGCAGTTCTCGTTAGAAACGCCACTTTTAGTTGTTTTATATCGCCTGTGCTCAAGTGGAGAGGATGCCACGATAAGTAAAATTGCGAGTTTGTTTGGTGTTAGCGATGGCGGAGCAATACAG AACATGACGAACAGAATATTTCAAGCCATTTTCAGGGTGAGACAGCAGTTTGTGTACTGGCCAGACAGTGCTGAGCGTCAAAACTTAGTAGCTGAAACTTTTGACGAGTTGCCCCACTGTATTGGCTATGTTGATGGCACTGAAATAAAGTTAGTCGAGAAACCGCTTGACGATCCGGAAGCTTACTTTTCTAGGAAGCATGTGTATTCATTGAAAGCGCAGGCTGTGTGCGACTATAAGCTACGAATCCGTCATTTGGTGCTCGGCTTCCCTGGAAGCGTCCACGATGCCAGAATATACAATTGTAATTTAGTGACCGAAGCTTCAAGCTTGTTTACAGGTGCACAATGGCTGGCAGGCGACAGTGCTTATAAACTAACAAGTACTGTTATAACCCCCTCCAGATCCACCTCTACAGAAATGACTTCGCATCAGCGAAATGGATTTAACCGCCAATTTAGCCAATATCGAATAAGAATTGAGCATTGTTATGGTATATTGAAGGAGCGCTTTAACAGTTTAAAAGAGCTCAGAGTTGCGATACGAAATGATGAGTCGGTTAAATTTGCTTGTAGGTGGATATTAGTATGTGCAATTCTACACAACATTGTCATACA GAAAACTACGTCTCTGCTAACGATAACCTTCTTAGTGTTTCTTTCAACTAAACGATACGCTTTGGACTGTTCTGAGTAG